A genomic segment from Bufo bufo chromosome 8, aBufBuf1.1, whole genome shotgun sequence encodes:
- the LOC120977039 gene encoding galectin-9-like isoform X1, which produces MASFAPIYNPSVPFESAILGGITEGKRVTIQGQAHGYAKKFAVNFVCYNNDIAFHFNPRFDEGNVIVCNTMQHKNWGSEERRHNMPFQRNTYFDIAIQVLGHAFQVTVNGQHLLEYRHRVSYQTIQSLQVNGDLNLNCVTFYPSVGMSPAPPPYTPGPGFVQSSFEPPIYAAQKIQVMAAAPVLGALTPPKAPMTVYNPVMPFQAVFQKHFGRNGKIIIMGNIAYGADKFHVNLLNSRTRNIQLHMNPRLREGAIVRNTQDRGKWGPEERHMSYMPFHSGQSFQLEIRNEGGSFGIYSSGTKLFDYIHRLPFHQIDMIEVGGDVTLNFVQY; this is translated from the exons ATGGCATCGTTCGCTCCCATTTACAATCCA AGTGTCCCCTTCGAGAGTGCAATCCTCGGGGGGATTACAGAAGGCAAGAGGGTGACAATCCAAGGACAAGCCCACGGCTATGCCAAAAA gtTTGCCGTCAACTTCGTCTGCTACAACAATGATATTGCATTTCACTTTAACCCCCGATTTGACGAGGGAAATGTCATTGTATGCAACACAATGCAACATAAGAACTGGGGCTCTGAGGAGAGAAGGCATAATATGCCATTCCAGCGGAACACCTACTTTGACATAGCTATCCAGGTGCTGGGACATGCTTTTCAG GTCACTGTAAATGGGCAACACCTCCTGGAATATCGTCATCGTGTCTCCTATCAAACCATCCAGTCCCTTCAAGTCAATGGTGACCTCAATCTTAACTGTGTCACCTTTTATCCATCT GTTGGGATGTCTCCGGCTCCACCGCCATACACTCCAGGTCCAGGATTT GTTCAAAGTTCATTTGAACCTCCAATATATGCAGCACAGAAG ATACAAGTTATGGCCGCAGCTCCTGTCCTTGGGGCTCTCACG cCACCGAAAGCCCCCATGACTGTGTACAACCCG GTAATGCCCTTTCAAGCTGTTTTTCAGAAGCACTTTGGCAGAAATGGAAAGATCATTATCATGGGAAATATCGCTTATGGGGCAGACAA GTTTCACGTGAATCTCTTAAACAGCAGAACAAGGAATATTCAGCTTCATATGAACCCTCGTTTAAGAGAAGGAGCAATAGTAAGAAATACTCAGGACAGAGGCAAATGGGGGCCTGAGGAAAGACATATGTCCTACATGCCATTCCACTCTGGGCAAAGCTTTCAG CTGGAAATCAGGAACGAGGGAGGATCTTTCGGGATCTATTCTAGTGGAACAAAACTATTCGACTATATCCACCGCCTACCTTTCCACCAAATTGACATGATTGAAGTTGGAGGAGATGTCACCTTGAATTTTGTCCAATACTAA
- the LOC120977039 gene encoding galectin-4-like isoform X2, translated as MASFAPIYNPSVPFESAILGGITEGKRVTIQGQAHGYAKKFAVNFVCYNNDIAFHFNPRFDEGNVIVCNTMQHKNWGSEERRHNMPFQRNTYFDIAIQVLGHAFQVTVNGQHLLEYRHRVSYQTIQSLQVNGDLNLNCVTFYPSVGMSPAPPPYTPGPGFIQVMAAAPVLGALTPPKAPMTVYNPVMPFQAVFQKHFGRNGKIIIMGNIAYGADKFHVNLLNSRTRNIQLHMNPRLREGAIVRNTQDRGKWGPEERHMSYMPFHSGQSFQLEIRNEGGSFGIYSSGTKLFDYIHRLPFHQIDMIEVGGDVTLNFVQY; from the exons ATGGCATCGTTCGCTCCCATTTACAATCCA AGTGTCCCCTTCGAGAGTGCAATCCTCGGGGGGATTACAGAAGGCAAGAGGGTGACAATCCAAGGACAAGCCCACGGCTATGCCAAAAA gtTTGCCGTCAACTTCGTCTGCTACAACAATGATATTGCATTTCACTTTAACCCCCGATTTGACGAGGGAAATGTCATTGTATGCAACACAATGCAACATAAGAACTGGGGCTCTGAGGAGAGAAGGCATAATATGCCATTCCAGCGGAACACCTACTTTGACATAGCTATCCAGGTGCTGGGACATGCTTTTCAG GTCACTGTAAATGGGCAACACCTCCTGGAATATCGTCATCGTGTCTCCTATCAAACCATCCAGTCCCTTCAAGTCAATGGTGACCTCAATCTTAACTGTGTCACCTTTTATCCATCT GTTGGGATGTCTCCGGCTCCACCGCCATACACTCCAGGTCCAGGATTT ATACAAGTTATGGCCGCAGCTCCTGTCCTTGGGGCTCTCACG cCACCGAAAGCCCCCATGACTGTGTACAACCCG GTAATGCCCTTTCAAGCTGTTTTTCAGAAGCACTTTGGCAGAAATGGAAAGATCATTATCATGGGAAATATCGCTTATGGGGCAGACAA GTTTCACGTGAATCTCTTAAACAGCAGAACAAGGAATATTCAGCTTCATATGAACCCTCGTTTAAGAGAAGGAGCAATAGTAAGAAATACTCAGGACAGAGGCAAATGGGGGCCTGAGGAAAGACATATGTCCTACATGCCATTCCACTCTGGGCAAAGCTTTCAG CTGGAAATCAGGAACGAGGGAGGATCTTTCGGGATCTATTCTAGTGGAACAAAACTATTCGACTATATCCACCGCCTACCTTTCCACCAAATTGACATGATTGAAGTTGGAGGAGATGTCACCTTGAATTTTGTCCAATACTAA